In the genome of Sciurus carolinensis chromosome 3, mSciCar1.2, whole genome shotgun sequence, one region contains:
- the LOC124980095 gene encoding C-C motif chemokine 15-like isoform X1, which translates to MESGNCELKIHFSEQICLLTGKMKVSAAALSFLILVAALGSQAQVIPDPETRDLLEKEHKFQPPLDNKLFHSPADCCFSYTPRRIRCTFMKGYFETSSGCSQPGVIFLTNKGQRVCAKPDDPSVQECIQILKH; encoded by the exons ATGGAATCAGGGAACTGTGAACTCAAAATTCATTTCTCAGAACAGATCTGCCTGCTCACGGGGAAGATGAAGGTCTCCGCAGCTGCCCTCTCTTTCCTCATTCTCGTTGCTGCCCTTGGATCCCAGGCCCAGGTCATACCCG atCCAGAAACAAGAGACCTTTTGGAGAAAGAGCATAAGTTTCAACCTCCACTAGATAATAAGc TCTTTCACTCTCCTGCTGATTGCTGCTTCTCATATACTCCACGAAGAATCCGGTGTACATTCATGAAAGGTTATTTTGAAACGAGCAGTGGGTGCTCTCAGCCAGGTGTCAT CTTTCTCACCAACAAGGGGCAACGTGTCTGTGCCAAACCCGATGATCCATCAGTTCAAGAGTGCATACAAATACTGAAGCACTAA
- the LOC124980095 gene encoding C-C motif chemokine 15-like isoform X2, whose translation MESGNCELKIHFSEQICLLTGKMKVSAAALSFLILVAALGSQAQVIPVFHSPADCCFSYTPRRIRCTFMKGYFETSSGCSQPGVIFLTNKGQRVCAKPDDPSVQECIQILKH comes from the exons ATGGAATCAGGGAACTGTGAACTCAAAATTCATTTCTCAGAACAGATCTGCCTGCTCACGGGGAAGATGAAGGTCTCCGCAGCTGCCCTCTCTTTCCTCATTCTCGTTGCTGCCCTTGGATCCCAGGCCCAGGTCATACCCG TCTTTCACTCTCCTGCTGATTGCTGCTTCTCATATACTCCACGAAGAATCCGGTGTACATTCATGAAAGGTTATTTTGAAACGAGCAGTGGGTGCTCTCAGCCAGGTGTCAT CTTTCTCACCAACAAGGGGCAACGTGTCTGTGCCAAACCCGATGATCCATCAGTTCAAGAGTGCATACAAATACTGAAGCACTAA